A stretch of the Thiohalospira halophila DSM 15071 genome encodes the following:
- a CDS encoding homoserine dehydrogenase has product MEPVKIGLLGLGTVGCGTATVLERNASEIGRRAGRGIQIAAASARDIERPRACDTSGMRLTTEPTEVVDDPEVQVVVELMGGEGLAREMVLRAIEAGKHVVTANKAMIAKHGNEIFAAAQARGVMVAFEAAVAGGIPIIKAIREGLAGNRIEWLAGIINGTGNFILTEMRDKGRDFADVLGEAQRLGYAEADPTFDVEGIDAAHKLTILAAISFGIPLRFDDVHCEGIGHIAREDVAYADELGYRIKNIGFARQNEDGVELRVHPTLIPEKRLIANVDGVMNAVLVRGDAVGPTLYYGPGAGAEPTASAVVADLVDVVRALTSDPENRVPHLAFQPDAIVERPILPIDAVETAYYLRLQAVDRPGVLAEITRILGEEGISIEAMMQKEPPGSAPDSATVIMLTQRVVERSMNRAIERIEALDTVAGNVTRIRMETLG; this is encoded by the coding sequence TTGGAACCGGTAAAGATCGGCCTTCTGGGCCTGGGGACCGTGGGCTGCGGCACCGCGACGGTCCTGGAGCGCAACGCCAGTGAGATCGGCCGGCGCGCCGGCCGCGGCATCCAGATCGCGGCGGCCAGTGCCCGGGATATCGAGCGGCCCCGGGCCTGCGACACCAGTGGCATGCGGCTCACCACCGAACCCACCGAGGTGGTGGACGACCCCGAGGTCCAGGTGGTCGTGGAGCTCATGGGCGGCGAGGGTCTGGCCCGGGAGATGGTCCTGCGCGCCATCGAGGCCGGCAAGCACGTGGTCACTGCCAACAAGGCGATGATCGCCAAGCACGGCAACGAGATCTTCGCCGCTGCCCAGGCCCGGGGCGTCATGGTCGCCTTCGAGGCAGCGGTGGCCGGCGGCATCCCCATCATCAAGGCCATCCGCGAGGGGCTGGCCGGCAACCGCATCGAGTGGCTGGCCGGGATCATCAACGGCACCGGCAACTTCATCCTCACCGAGATGCGCGACAAGGGTCGCGACTTCGCCGACGTCCTCGGCGAGGCGCAGCGGCTGGGCTATGCGGAGGCCGACCCGACCTTCGACGTCGAGGGGATCGATGCCGCCCACAAGCTCACCATCCTGGCGGCCATCTCCTTCGGGATCCCGCTGCGCTTCGATGACGTCCACTGCGAGGGCATCGGTCACATCGCCCGGGAGGATGTCGCCTACGCCGACGAGCTGGGCTATCGCATCAAGAACATCGGCTTCGCCCGCCAGAACGAGGACGGCGTGGAGCTGCGGGTCCACCCGACCCTGATCCCGGAAAAGCGCCTCATCGCCAACGTCGACGGTGTCATGAATGCCGTGCTGGTGCGCGGCGATGCCGTGGGGCCGACCCTCTACTACGGACCGGGTGCCGGCGCGGAGCCCACCGCCTCCGCCGTGGTGGCGGACCTGGTGGACGTGGTCCGGGCGCTGACCAGCGATCCGGAGAACCGGGTGCCCCACCTGGCCTTCCAGCCCGACGCCATCGTCGAGCGGCCCATCCTGCCCATCGACGCCGTGGAGACGGCCTACTACCTGCGCCTGCAGGCGGTGGACCGGCCCGGCGTCCTGGCCGAGATCACCCGGATCCTGGGCGAGGAGGGGATCAGTATCGAGGCCATGATGCAGAAGGAGCCGCCGGGCAGCGCGCCCGATTCGGCCACCGTGATCATGTTGACCCAGCGGGTGGTGGAGCGCTCCATGAACCGCGCCATCGAGCGCATCGAGGCGCTGGACACCGTCGCTGGCAACGTTACCCGCATCCGCATGGAGACGCTGGGCTAG